From Polynucleobacter difficilis, a single genomic window includes:
- the rng gene encoding ribonuclease G, translating into MNEEILINITPQETRVALIQQAAVQELQIERTRQRGIVGNIYLAKVVRVLPGMQSAFIEMGLERTAFMHVADIAQQNQQTQIEKVLYEGQTLIVQVLKDPLGTKGARLTTQISIAGRNLVYLPQSQKESSNEPYIGVSQRIENQDERDAIKARIAGLLPSNQTGGIIVRTIAQDATDAELTLDLHYLKTTWETILASVNQKTAPALLFQDLSLAERVLRDLASDKTMQIRVDSAENFERLNRFAETYTPNLVGKLTLHRGERALFDLFDVDAEINKALGRRVDLKSGGYLMIDQTESMTTIDVNTGSYVGARNLDDTVFKTNLEAAQAIARQLRLRNLGGIIIIDFIDMLTREHQEAVLSELKRNLERDHARSTVSQFSALGLVEMTRKRTRESLAHILCEPCATCSGKGEIKTAQTICYEILREIVREHRQFNPREFRIVASPDVIDLFLEEENQFLAMLGDFVAKPIRLQAEGSFKQEQYDIVLS; encoded by the coding sequence ATGAACGAAGAAATTCTGATCAACATTACCCCCCAAGAAACACGGGTGGCATTGATTCAACAAGCAGCGGTACAAGAGCTGCAAATTGAGCGCACCCGCCAGCGGGGAATTGTGGGCAATATTTACTTGGCTAAAGTGGTTCGGGTTCTGCCCGGAATGCAATCGGCTTTTATTGAGATGGGTCTCGAGCGGACGGCATTCATGCACGTGGCCGACATTGCTCAACAAAACCAGCAGACCCAAATCGAGAAAGTCCTCTACGAAGGCCAAACCTTAATTGTGCAAGTGTTAAAAGATCCGCTTGGCACGAAAGGTGCACGCCTTACAACCCAGATCAGCATTGCAGGTCGCAACCTGGTGTATTTGCCGCAATCGCAAAAAGAATCTAGCAATGAACCTTATATCGGCGTCTCGCAGCGCATTGAAAATCAAGATGAGCGTGACGCAATCAAAGCCCGCATCGCTGGACTGCTGCCCAGCAATCAAACCGGCGGAATTATTGTGCGCACCATTGCACAAGACGCCACGGACGCGGAACTGACGCTCGATCTGCACTACCTTAAAACAACCTGGGAAACCATTTTGGCCTCAGTGAATCAGAAAACCGCGCCCGCCCTGCTCTTTCAGGATTTGAGCTTGGCAGAGCGCGTATTGCGTGATCTAGCCAGCGATAAGACCATGCAAATACGGGTTGATTCAGCGGAGAACTTTGAGCGCTTAAATCGCTTTGCGGAGACCTATACGCCTAACCTCGTTGGTAAGTTAACCCTGCATCGCGGCGAGCGTGCCTTGTTTGATTTATTTGATGTCGACGCAGAAATCAATAAAGCCTTGGGTCGACGTGTCGATCTCAAGTCCGGCGGGTACCTGATGATCGATCAGACCGAGTCCATGACGACCATCGACGTCAACACCGGCAGTTATGTCGGCGCTCGCAATTTAGACGACACGGTTTTTAAAACCAATCTGGAGGCCGCACAGGCCATCGCACGCCAGCTGCGTTTGCGTAATTTGGGCGGCATCATCATCATCGACTTTATCGATATGCTGACCCGCGAACACCAAGAGGCCGTATTAAGTGAGCTCAAGCGTAACTTAGAGCGGGATCATGCACGTAGTACGGTCAGCCAGTTCTCGGCCCTTGGTCTTGTGGAGATGACCCGAAAACGGACGCGCGAGTCCTTAGCGCATATTTTGTGTGAGCCATGCGCAACCTGCAGCGGCAAAGGCGAAATTAAAACCGCCCAAACCATTTGCTATGAAATCCTACGGGAGATCGTCCGCGAGCATCGCCAATTCAATCCAAGGGAGTTTCGTATTGTGGCATCGCCCGACGTCATTGATCTCTTCTTGGAAGAAGAAAATCAGTTTTTAGCGATGCTGGGGGATTTTGTTGCTAAGCCCATTCGCCTGCAAGCAGAAGGTTCATTTAAACAAGAGCAATACGATATTGTCTTGAGTTAA
- the rlmH gene encoding 23S rRNA (pseudouridine(1915)-N(3))-methyltransferase RlmH, which produces MRLIIIAVGHKMPDWVSSACNDYLKRMPPDCSIELKEIKPDLSPAKEAIKITAAIPKGVRLIALDERGKDLNTQGVAEQLAQWRQDGGDVAFLIGGADGLDASLKQKADAIWRLSSLTLPHAMARVLLTEQLYRAWTILQGHPYHRE; this is translated from the coding sequence ATGCGCCTCATCATCATTGCAGTAGGCCATAAGATGCCAGACTGGGTATCAAGCGCTTGCAATGACTACCTCAAGCGCATGCCCCCCGATTGCAGCATCGAACTCAAAGAAATCAAACCCGACCTCTCCCCCGCCAAAGAGGCCATCAAGATCACTGCGGCCATACCCAAAGGAGTGCGCCTGATTGCACTCGATGAACGGGGTAAGGACCTGAACACGCAGGGCGTTGCTGAGCAATTAGCCCAATGGCGCCAAGATGGCGGTGACGTGGCTTTTCTGATTGGTGGTGCCGATGGCTTGGATGCCAGCCTCAAGCAGAAAGCCGATGCCATTTGGCGTTTATCCAGCCTCACCTTGCCACATGCAATGGCGCGGGTCTTGTTAACCGAACAACTCTACCGGGCATGGACGATTTTGCAAGGCCACCCCTACCACCGTGAATAA
- the nadD gene encoding nicotinate (nicotinamide) nucleotide adenylyltransferase — translation MTTPEKIGILGGTFDPPHWAHLRVAAHFARLFQLDRLLLIPSGNPWQKSAFITPPETRYQLTQAAAIALNRLLGDEGIQIPIEVDRIELDRQGPSYTIDTAIALRQRYGSTTHLIWLMGADSLMQIDTWQDWQHLLKEVHLAVARRPEFALTIDPQSELGRFIQVHQTNDPHVLELAPCGSIYLDQMLDMYLSSIAIRKQLATGGINPNTPLAEQIPSEVLDLVEKLGLYSQSR, via the coding sequence TTGACTACACCAGAAAAAATTGGCATCTTAGGCGGCACCTTTGATCCTCCCCATTGGGCCCATTTGCGGGTTGCAGCGCACTTTGCAAGGTTATTTCAGCTAGATCGATTGCTGCTGATCCCGAGTGGCAACCCTTGGCAAAAATCGGCTTTTATTACCCCACCGGAAACGCGCTATCAATTAACCCAAGCGGCTGCCATTGCCCTCAACCGATTATTGGGCGATGAAGGCATTCAGATCCCCATTGAAGTGGATCGCATTGAACTGGATCGCCAAGGGCCGAGCTACACCATCGATACGGCGATTGCCCTGCGGCAGCGTTATGGCAGCACAACCCATCTCATTTGGTTAATGGGGGCCGATAGCTTGATGCAAATCGATACTTGGCAAGACTGGCAGCATTTGCTCAAAGAGGTCCATTTGGCCGTGGCGCGGCGTCCTGAATTTGCTTTAACGATTGATCCTCAATCGGAGTTAGGTCGCTTTATCCAAGTGCACCAAACCAACGATCCGCATGTACTTGAGCTGGCGCCCTGCGGCTCGATTTACTTGGACCAAATGCTCGACATGTACCTCTCATCGATTGCCATTCGCAAACAACTGGCTACTGGCGGCATTAATCCAAACACGCCTTTGGCTGAGCAAATACCCAGTGAAGTATTGGATCTGGTTGAGAAGTTAGGCCTTTACTCCCAATCACGATAA
- a CDS encoding Maf family protein: MHSFLYLASQSPRRQELLTQLGVRFELLLPSSDENAEAIEAPLANENARAYVERVTLAKCDAALQRWAKRNLPWAPILCADTTVSLPNSDAAQILGKASDAADAERILRLLSGQTHQVLTAIALLPQQSAKPISLVQVSEVEFMPLSDNLIKAYIASQEPYGKAGAYGIQGLGSAFIRRIVGSYSGIMGLPLFEMATLLQQAGVSFTLTPEIANQA; this comes from the coding sequence ATGCATTCTTTTCTCTACCTTGCATCCCAAAGCCCCCGCCGTCAGGAATTACTGACGCAACTGGGTGTGCGTTTTGAATTGCTCTTACCTAGTAGCGATGAGAATGCGGAAGCAATCGAGGCACCACTCGCCAATGAAAATGCCAGAGCCTATGTTGAGCGCGTGACGCTGGCGAAATGCGATGCCGCATTACAGCGCTGGGCAAAGAGGAATTTACCGTGGGCGCCGATTTTATGCGCCGACACCACCGTGAGCCTTCCCAACAGCGATGCCGCCCAAATCCTCGGCAAGGCTTCGGATGCGGCCGATGCGGAGCGCATCTTACGCTTGCTCAGCGGCCAAACCCATCAAGTACTAACGGCGATTGCACTGCTTCCCCAGCAATCAGCAAAACCCATTAGCCTGGTACAGGTATCGGAAGTGGAATTTATGCCTCTCAGCGATAACCTGATCAAAGCCTACATTGCCAGCCAAGAACCCTATGGCAAAGCTGGCGCCTACGGCATTCAAGGCCTGGGGAGTGCTTTTATCCGCAGAATCGTGGGGAGTTACAGCGGCATCATGGGGCTACCCCTATTTGAAATGGCTACCCTACTGCAACAGGCTGGCGTATCCTTTACGCTCACGCCAGAAATTGCAAACCAAGCCTAA